In Oreochromis niloticus isolate F11D_XX linkage group LG5, O_niloticus_UMD_NMBU, whole genome shotgun sequence, a single window of DNA contains:
- the smpd2b gene encoding sphingomyelin phosphodiesterase 2, producing MTNMDSVSVRVFSLNCWGIRYLSKYCPQRYAMIGEMLCKEQHDIVLLQEVWSEKDYLFLKKKLASCHPHSHYFRSGVIGSGLAIFSKHRIRDTFLYRYSLNGYPYMAHHGDWFGGKAVGMAILNLGSLTANVYVTHLHAEYSREKDSYLPHRVVQAWELQQFIRHTSAGADVVILGGDLNMHPQDLGNRLLRAYTGLQDSYLETAKFDGCENGMTLIADNPFISKKELVPFEKGIRIDYILFKGSSKADVHCDSMSTTKGSVPNHPFPYSDHEALTAELRLEPRTPAETGSDRQSKNKDSATGKLAELVDIVTEARTEVKVGLHCAERMRYTAARTGVMGLALLFLELVIAAVPYLALGAEQPFPRTSFYLLAVLCFAMLLTTSMLYIFYTMELKSLQEAEDQMRLGIGSLQEKLKGFRLAQLHNPSRRPPEVQEPGAFEPEE from the exons ATGACTAACATGGACTCTGTCAGTGTGCGGGTCTTCTCTCTGAACTGCTG GGGGATCCGATATCTAAGCAAATACTGTCCACAGCGCTATGCCATGATTGGCGAAATGTTGTGTAAGGAACAGCATGATATTGTGTTACTGCAAGAG GTGTGGAGTGAGAAAGACTATCTCTTCTTGAAAAAGAAACTTGCTTCTTGTCACCCTCACTCTCATTACTTCAGAAG TGGCGTCATAGGCAGTGGACTGGccattttctccaaacacaGAATCCGTGACACATTTCTTTATCGCTACTCACTGAATGGTTATCCTTACATG GCTCACCATGGAGACTGGTTTGGTGGTAAAGCTGTTGGGATGGCTATCCTAAACCTCGGCAGCCTGACTGCAAATGTCTATGTCACTCAT CTGCATGCAGAGTACTCCCGAGAGAAGGACTCTTATCTACCTCACAGAGTGGTTCAGGCCTGGGAGCTGCAGCAGTTTATTCG CCACACCTCTGCTGGTGCAGATGTGGTCATTCTTGGTGGTGACCTCAACATGCACCCTCAGGACCTTGGGAACAGACTACTGAGGGCTTACACTGGACTGCAAGACTCTTATTTAGAAACAGCTAAATTTGAT gGATGTGAGAATGGTATGACTCTTATAGCAGACAACCCTTTTATTAGTAAAAAGGAGCTTGTACCCTTTGAGAAGGGGATTCGAATTGACTACATACTATTTAAG GGTTCTTCAAAAGCCGACGTCCATTGTGATTCCATGTCCACCACCAAAGGCTCCGTTCCTAACCATCCTTTCCCATACTCCGACCATGAAGCTCTCACTGCTGAACTGAGGCTGGAGCCACGCACTCCggctgaaacaggaagtgacagaCAATCGAAGAATAAGGACTCTGCTACAG GGAAGCTGGCTGAACTGGTTGACATTGTGACTGAGGCCCGCACTGAAGTCAAAGTGGGCTTGCACTGTGCTGAGAGGATGCGCTACACAGCAGCACGCACTGGAGTGATGGGGCTGGCTCTGCTGTTCCTGGAGCTGGTCATCGCCGCAGTGCCCTACTTGGCTCTGGGAGCAGAACAGCCTTTCCCTCGTACCTCCTTCTACCTGCTGGCTGTGCTGTGCTTTGCCATGCTGCTGACCACCTCCATGCTGTACATCTTTTACACAATGGAGCTGAAATCACTTCAGGAGGCTGAAGACCAGATGAGGCTGGGTATAGGTAGTCTGCAAGAGAAGCTTAAGGGCTTTCGTCTAGCTCAACTTCATAATCCCTCACGAAGGCCCCCAGAGGTTCAGGAGCCCGGTGCCTTTGAGCCAGAGGAGTAA